The following are from one region of the Desulfovibrio sp. Huiquan2017 genome:
- a CDS encoding HEAT repeat domain-containing protein produces MLDLRHPFLVRRLLPVLLFTLAATLVPGPVRASDPDARSVAAQLGSADAGQRAVGLSALRQVGQAALPGLLKALSDTSAEVRRGAVLGLALQPSPALALDGLLEALGDPDPAVRFLAARTLARLGGLAAPDVARLLASPKNNVRVAAALALSRMGPDAVPALAETLRRDDPPVQAKAALILESMGQNARPAVPALIRALETDDMRLVHVLAETLDLIGPDPALVFRQMTLLGSAGANQPFSRLGAAAAPTLVRLLARPGTPMAQMALYTLARMGRQAEPALRAALATGTEGQRAAAALLLTGIDPDLAHSLPEDLRRSLGGALHLN; encoded by the coding sequence ATGTTGGACCTTCGACACCCTTTCCTCGTCCGACGGCTTCTGCCGGTTCTGCTGTTCACCCTGGCCGCAACCCTGGTTCCCGGCCCCGTCCGGGCCTCGGATCCCGACGCCCGGTCCGTGGCCGCCCAACTCGGCAGCGCCGATGCGGGCCAACGAGCCGTGGGACTGTCCGCCCTGCGCCAGGTCGGCCAGGCGGCCCTGCCCGGTCTGCTCAAGGCCTTGAGTGACACGTCCGCCGAAGTCCGGCGCGGCGCGGTCCTCGGCCTGGCCCTGCAACCCTCGCCTGCCCTGGCCCTGGACGGCCTGCTCGAGGCCCTGGGCGACCCGGACCCTGCGGTGCGTTTCCTGGCCGCCAGAACCCTGGCCCGCCTGGGCGGACTGGCCGCGCCCGATGTGGCCCGGCTGCTGGCCAGCCCGAAAAACAATGTGCGCGTGGCCGCCGCCCTCGCCCTGAGCCGCATGGGGCCGGACGCGGTGCCGGCCCTGGCCGAGACGTTGCGACGCGACGACCCGCCGGTGCAGGCCAAGGCCGCCCTGATTCTCGAATCCATGGGGCAGAACGCCCGGCCCGCCGTCCCGGCCCTGATCCGGGCGCTCGAAACCGACGACATGCGCCTGGTCCACGTTCTGGCCGAAACACTGGACCTCATCGGCCCGGACCCGGCCCTGGTATTTCGACAAATGACCCTGCTCGGAAGCGCTGGGGCCAACCAGCCGTTTTCGCGCCTTGGCGCGGCGGCGGCCCCCACCCTGGTCCGGCTCCTGGCCCGGCCCGGCACGCCCATGGCGCAGATGGCCCTGTACACCCTGGCCCGCATGGGCCGCCAGGCCGAACCGGCCTTGCGCGCCGCCCTGGCCACCGGCACCGAGGGCCAACGCGCGGCCGCGGCCCTGCTCCTGACCGGCATCGACCCGGATCTGGCGCACTCCCTGCCCGAGGACCTGCGCCGGTCCCTGGGCGGCGCCCTTCACCTGAACTGA
- a CDS encoding 2-amino-3,7-dideoxy-D-threo-hept-6-ulosonate synthase has translation MHIGKAIRLERIFDRNTKRTIIVPMDHGVTVGPIAGLEKMRDTVTSLVAGGANAGLVHKGQVKLGHRMQGRDFGCIVHLSGGTCLSPFPNVKRLVTTVEEAIRLGADAVSVHVNLGDETEGQMLMDLGRVAASASEWGMPLLAMIYARGPKVPDEYDPNVVAHCARVGAELGADVVKVNYPGSAESFARVVECAGVPVVIAGGAKMDSTRDFLDMVRTSLDAGGSGLSVGRNVFQHHNPTRLVEVLNRIVHEDAPVDEAVKGYEDIL, from the coding sequence ATGCACATCGGCAAAGCCATTCGTCTGGAGAGAATTTTCGACCGCAATACCAAGCGGACCATCATCGTGCCCATGGATCACGGCGTGACCGTGGGACCCATCGCGGGCCTGGAGAAGATGCGCGACACGGTCACCAGCCTGGTTGCCGGCGGGGCCAACGCGGGACTGGTGCACAAGGGCCAGGTCAAGCTCGGGCACCGCATGCAGGGCCGTGATTTCGGCTGTATTGTGCACCTGTCGGGGGGCACCTGCCTGTCGCCGTTTCCCAACGTCAAGCGACTGGTGACCACCGTGGAGGAGGCCATCCGGCTGGGGGCGGACGCGGTCAGCGTGCACGTCAATCTGGGCGACGAGACCGAGGGGCAGATGCTCATGGACCTGGGGCGCGTGGCCGCCTCGGCCTCGGAGTGGGGCATGCCTCTGCTGGCCATGATCTACGCGCGCGGCCCCAAGGTCCCGGACGAGTACGACCCGAACGTCGTGGCCCACTGCGCCCGCGTGGGCGCGGAACTCGGGGCGGACGTGGTCAAGGTCAACTATCCCGGCAGCGCCGAGAGCTTCGCCCGGGTGGTCGAGTGCGCGGGCGTGCCGGTGGTCATCGCCGGCGGAGCCAAGATGGACTCCACCCGCGACTTCCTGGACATGGTCCGCACCTCCCTGGATGCGGGCGGTTCCGGCCTGTCCGTGGGCCGCAACGTCTTCCAGCATCACAACCCCACCCGGCTGGTGGAGGTGCTCAATCGGATCGTCCACGAGGACGCCCCGGTGGACGAGGCCGTCAAAGGCTACGAAGACATCCTTTAG
- a CDS encoding HDOD domain-containing protein, translating to MTDEKTYESVFVARQPIFDTQNNTWGYMMLFRDSADADHAVFTDNSEATMSLVANLPLCDTPKGGKTRFLIHFTPEAVIRGIPHAIPWDNTVIILEELETPDEALIVALSDLLLDGYELAINNFEGRPGCERLAELADTLFIDVTGKDQAELEAIVTRGKKFGVPRMIAKRVENAEELDKARNAGFQFFHGFFFKRPEIESGRKISSAKATRLKLFEIIEKDEPNFDALAPAIEADVAISYRLLNFLNSANFSFATKVTSIKQAVVLTGWKPIRNWLRLIILTDLAPSEKTLELAYISAHRAKLFETAALGSGYEEDSDTLFIVGLFSLLDAMLDTDMKEITNHLPVDDEVKTTLCGKKTRYTPWLDLAKAIEASDWDEVGQRAAALNLLPGTVAVSYQHAFTWADAFFSSKPGSE from the coding sequence ATGACCGACGAGAAAACCTACGAATCCGTCTTCGTGGCCAGACAGCCCATATTCGATACCCAGAATAACACCTGGGGCTACATGATGCTTTTCCGGGACAGCGCGGACGCCGACCACGCCGTGTTCACCGACAATTCCGAAGCGACCATGAGCCTGGTGGCCAACCTGCCTCTTTGCGACACCCCGAAAGGGGGCAAGACGCGGTTTCTGATCCACTTCACGCCCGAGGCCGTGATCAGGGGCATTCCCCACGCCATCCCCTGGGACAACACGGTCATCATCCTCGAAGAACTTGAAACGCCGGACGAGGCTCTGATAGTGGCCTTGAGCGACCTGCTGCTCGACGGCTATGAACTGGCCATCAACAACTTCGAGGGCCGGCCCGGCTGCGAGCGGCTGGCCGAATTGGCCGACACCCTGTTCATCGACGTGACCGGCAAGGACCAGGCCGAATTGGAAGCCATCGTCACCCGGGGCAAGAAATTCGGCGTGCCGCGCATGATCGCCAAGAGGGTGGAGAACGCCGAGGAACTGGACAAGGCCCGGAACGCGGGGTTCCAATTCTTCCACGGCTTCTTCTTCAAGCGGCCCGAGATCGAATCCGGGCGCAAGATCAGCTCGGCCAAGGCCACTCGGCTCAAGCTCTTCGAGATCATCGAAAAAGACGAACCCAACTTCGATGCCCTGGCCCCGGCCATCGAGGCGGACGTGGCCATCAGCTACCGCCTGCTCAACTTCCTCAACTCCGCCAACTTCAGCTTCGCCACCAAGGTGACATCCATCAAACAGGCCGTGGTCCTGACCGGGTGGAAGCCCATCCGCAACTGGCTCAGGCTGATCATCCTGACCGACCTGGCCCCGTCCGAAAAGACCCTGGAACTGGCCTACATCTCGGCCCACCGGGCCAAGCTTTTCGAGACCGCCGCCCTGGGCAGCGGCTACGAGGAAGACTCGGACACCCTGTTCATCGTCGGCCTCTTCTCCCTGCTGGACGCCATGCTCGATACGGACATGAAGGAAATCACCAACCACCTGCCCGTGGACGACGAGGTCAAGACCACCTTGTGCGGCAAGAAAACCCGCTACACTCCGTGGCTCGACCTGGCCAAGGCCATCGAGGCCTCGGACTGGGACGAGGTGGGCCAACGCGCCGCGGCCCTGAACCTGCTGCCCGGCACCGTGGCCGTCAGCTACCAGCACGCCTTCACCTGGGCCGACGCCTTCTTCTCCTCCAAGCCGGGCTCGGAATAG
- a CDS encoding amidohydrolase family protein translates to MALTRRAFLTLLAGTGLFAPGTAAASSVPAPPGGVFALAGVVYPGRGAPLPGHAVLVRDGRIEAVVPARAVTDRPVIAPVNAAILPGVINAHCHTLHSAQARRERWLLAGVTSIGDAASPLAALPALLDSPPGATATASACGPMLCPPGGYPLPVHSPEHALAVGSPREGAEAVRRLADLGVTRIKIAFEPGVLPRPWPLFDSATAAAVCDTARRLGLGVRCHVEDVSGLKPALDAGVSTVEHVPHRLREHGTVRPVLGPDGLPVPRYRALLERMARDGIIMTPTLDVFTRTPWNGPALFEPVRLFHALGGKVALGNDFPYRRTDAGMPVREMRLLAEAGLDRLAVLEAATAGAAEACGFANRGRIAPGMAADLLAVRGAPSPDALKDPLHIVKDGTFIR, encoded by the coding sequence ATGGCCCTCACCCGGCGCGCGTTCCTGACCCTCCTGGCCGGAACCGGCCTGTTCGCTCCGGGCACGGCCGCCGCATCGTCCGTCCCGGCTCCGCCCGGCGGCGTCTTCGCCTTGGCTGGCGTCGTGTACCCCGGCCGCGGTGCCCCCCTGCCCGGCCACGCCGTGCTCGTCCGCGACGGGCGCATCGAAGCCGTGGTCCCGGCACGCGCCGTGACCGACCGGCCCGTTATCGCCCCGGTGAACGCGGCCATCCTGCCGGGCGTGATCAACGCCCACTGCCACACCCTGCACAGCGCCCAAGCGCGGCGCGAACGCTGGCTGCTCGCGGGCGTGACCTCCATCGGCGATGCGGCCTCGCCCCTTGCGGCCCTGCCTGCGCTCCTGGATTCGCCTCCCGGCGCGACCGCCACGGCTTCTGCCTGCGGGCCCATGCTCTGCCCGCCCGGCGGCTATCCCCTGCCCGTACATAGCCCGGAGCACGCCCTGGCCGTCGGCTCACCGAGAGAAGGAGCCGAAGCGGTACGCCGCCTGGCCGACCTGGGCGTCACGCGTATCAAGATAGCCTTCGAGCCGGGCGTCCTGCCCCGGCCATGGCCCCTGTTCGACTCGGCCACGGCGGCGGCCGTCTGCGACACCGCCCGACGGCTCGGCCTGGGCGTGCGCTGCCATGTGGAGGATGTTTCCGGGCTCAAGCCAGCCCTGGACGCCGGGGTATCCACGGTGGAGCATGTGCCCCACCGTCTGCGCGAACACGGCACCGTCCGGCCCGTGCTCGGCCCGGACGGCCTGCCCGTGCCCCGCTACCGGGCCCTGCTTGAGCGCATGGCCCGCGACGGCATCATCATGACCCCGACCCTGGACGTGTTCACCCGAACCCCGTGGAACGGCCCGGCCCTGTTCGAGCCGGTGCGCCTTTTCCATGCCCTGGGCGGCAAGGTTGCCCTGGGCAACGACTTCCCCTACCGGCGCACGGATGCGGGCATGCCAGTGCGCGAGATGCGCCTGCTGGCCGAGGCCGGACTGGACCGGCTCGCCGTGCTTGAAGCGGCCACGGCCGGAGCGGCCGAGGCGTGCGGGTTCGCAAACCGGGGCCGCATCGCGCCAGGCATGGCCGCCGACCTGCTGGCGGTGCGAGGCGCGCCCTCGCCGGACGCACTGAAAGACCCCCTGCACATCGTCAAGGATGGAACCTTCATCCGCTGA
- a CDS encoding radical SAM protein produces the protein MDYQGMIIRPPSEAGSILLQVTLGCSHGKCAFCGAYLAKRFAIKPRETVLADIRYAARHCRDQRRVFLCDGDAMILPQPRLTEILSLIREHLPWVTRVGVYANAKSLKRKSDAELAELRALGLGIVYMGLESGDDEILRAMGKNGDAAFMVEQGRRAKAAGFKLNVTVINGLGGVERSMAHAEATARALTRMDPDQVGALSLMLVPGTPLHERFERGEFVLPDAPGILRELRGMLAGVELTRGLFLANHASNYLPLKVRLPSGKQAALDSIDRALAGMTPLKAESARRL, from the coding sequence ATGGATTACCAAGGCATGATCATACGGCCGCCGAGCGAGGCCGGTTCCATCCTGTTGCAGGTTACTCTGGGCTGTTCCCATGGGAAATGCGCCTTTTGCGGCGCGTACCTGGCCAAGCGGTTCGCCATCAAGCCGCGCGAGACCGTGTTGGCGGACATCCGCTACGCCGCCCGGCATTGCCGGGACCAGCGGCGGGTTTTTTTGTGCGACGGGGACGCCATGATCCTGCCCCAACCCCGATTGACGGAGATCCTCTCGCTCATCCGCGAGCACCTGCCGTGGGTGACGAGGGTGGGCGTCTACGCCAACGCCAAGAGCCTGAAGCGCAAGAGCGACGCGGAACTGGCCGAATTGCGCGCGTTGGGGCTGGGCATCGTCTACATGGGGCTGGAGTCCGGCGACGACGAGATCCTCCGGGCCATGGGCAAGAACGGCGACGCCGCGTTCATGGTCGAGCAAGGCCGCCGGGCCAAGGCGGCGGGGTTCAAGCTCAACGTCACGGTCATCAACGGCCTGGGCGGGGTGGAGCGGTCCATGGCGCATGCCGAGGCCACGGCCCGCGCCCTGACCCGCATGGACCCGGACCAGGTGGGGGCGCTCAGTCTCATGCTTGTCCCCGGCACTCCCCTGCACGAACGGTTCGAGCGCGGCGAGTTCGTCCTGCCCGACGCGCCCGGCATTCTTCGGGAATTGCGCGGGATGCTCGCCGGGGTGGAACTGACGCGCGGCCTGTTTCTGGCCAACCACGCCTCCAACTACCTGCCGCTCAAGGTCCGTCTGCCCTCGGGCAAACAGGCGGCCCTGGACAGCATCGACCGGGCCCTGGCGGGCATGACTCCACTCAAGGCCGAGTCCGCCCGGCGGCTCTGA
- a CDS encoding ATP-binding protein, giving the protein MPFEKKPARPTSYVALDETSKALMDSSVESAFVMDVSGYVLAANDAAAKLFDLKPGQTLQRSNIYELLPTAAAESRRAKIAESIRTVRSVRFEEEIDGRSLVHSIVPVANPWGEVNRLAVHTLDLTKLHRTDEDLRREQQRQIFFMESLPGIVYHLYPDQTIRYANRYFRRYFGSPRNRKCREALNCSGTNCSMCPPMEAMNTDRAVEWDWTDNQGRTFHLQCSPMTDSNGERMIMVLGIDITARQRAEDALKKARDKLEDRVRQRTMELEKANVELTSKSQRLVAAREKADAATRAKSSFLANMSHEIRTPLNAILGMSELALSIEDKDRKNRYLRRVMEAGNSLLSVINDILDFSKIEASRLTLESIDFDLRRALYGALDLHMLTAEEKGLDLRSSVAEDVPAALMGDPSRLRQILINLVGNAIKFTESGSVTVSVKSAAPAHDLKPGDPISLVFAVADTGVGIPEHKQRDIFQSFLQADDSITRKYGGTGLGLAICQLLVGLMGGELTLQSEEGRGSTFTFTAELAVGDPAAAEQERREAETPVPILPPLTVLLADDNPLNRELATILLSEQGHSVLAVKNGIEALNALREAPFDLVLMDVQMPIMDGVSATRAIRDPNSGALDPNIPIIALTAHALKGDRERFLTAGMNGYIAKPIKMRDFYNAIARAMNGRPLSPEPKPEREQPFPAAQGKPFDRESALDMLGGKTDLLARMDEIFLRDVPGELKELADHFARRDWNNAKRMAHSIKSSARTVGAHRLGAIAEQMEYLCRQQDAASAEKELKILEADVQSALDYVSGIHAQPTDSLPET; this is encoded by the coding sequence ATGCCCTTCGAAAAAAAACCCGCACGCCCGACTTCTTACGTCGCCCTTGACGAAACCTCCAAGGCCCTGATGGATTCCTCGGTGGAATCCGCCTTTGTCATGGACGTCAGCGGCTACGTGCTGGCCGCCAACGACGCCGCCGCCAAGCTGTTCGACCTCAAGCCCGGCCAGACCCTGCAACGCTCCAACATTTACGAACTCTTGCCCACTGCCGCAGCCGAATCACGCCGGGCCAAGATCGCGGAGTCCATCCGCACCGTGCGGTCCGTGCGCTTCGAGGAGGAGATCGACGGCCGCTCCCTGGTCCATTCCATCGTGCCCGTGGCCAACCCCTGGGGCGAGGTCAACCGGCTGGCCGTGCACACCCTGGACCTGACCAAGCTGCACCGTACCGACGAGGACCTGCGCCGCGAACAGCAGCGCCAGATATTCTTCATGGAGTCCCTGCCCGGCATCGTCTACCACCTCTACCCAGACCAGACCATCCGCTATGCCAACCGCTACTTCCGGCGATATTTCGGCAGTCCGCGCAACCGGAAATGCCGCGAGGCCCTGAACTGCTCGGGCACCAACTGCTCCATGTGCCCCCCCATGGAGGCCATGAACACCGACCGGGCCGTGGAATGGGACTGGACCGACAACCAGGGCAGGACCTTCCACCTCCAATGCAGCCCCATGACCGATTCCAACGGCGAACGCATGATCATGGTGCTCGGCATCGACATCACCGCCCGCCAGCGGGCCGAGGACGCCCTGAAAAAGGCCCGCGACAAATTGGAGGACCGGGTCCGGCAACGCACCATGGAGCTGGAAAAAGCCAACGTGGAGCTGACCAGCAAATCCCAGCGGCTCGTCGCCGCCAGGGAGAAGGCCGACGCGGCCACCCGGGCCAAGTCTTCGTTCCTGGCCAACATGAGCCATGAGATCCGCACGCCGCTCAACGCCATCCTGGGCATGTCCGAATTGGCCTTGTCCATTGAGGACAAGGACCGCAAGAACCGCTACCTGCGCCGGGTCATGGAGGCGGGCAACTCGCTCCTCTCCGTGATCAACGACATCCTCGACTTCTCCAAGATCGAGGCCTCCCGTCTAACCCTGGAATCCATAGATTTCGACCTGCGCCGGGCCCTGTACGGCGCTCTGGACCTGCACATGCTCACGGCCGAGGAAAAGGGCCTCGACCTGCGTAGCAGCGTAGCGGAGGACGTACCCGCCGCCCTGATGGGCGACCCCTCGCGGCTGCGCCAGATCCTCATCAATCTGGTGGGCAACGCCATTAAATTCACCGAGAGCGGCAGCGTGACCGTGTCCGTTAAATCCGCCGCTCCGGCCCATGATCTCAAGCCCGGCGACCCCATCTCCCTGGTCTTCGCCGTGGCCGACACCGGCGTGGGCATCCCGGAGCACAAGCAGCGGGACATCTTCCAGTCCTTTCTCCAGGCCGACGACTCCATCACCCGCAAATACGGCGGCACGGGCCTGGGCCTGGCCATCTGCCAGCTTCTGGTGGGCCTCATGGGCGGCGAACTGACCCTGCAAAGCGAAGAGGGACGAGGCAGCACCTTCACCTTCACCGCCGAACTCGCCGTGGGCGACCCCGCCGCTGCGGAACAGGAACGGAGGGAGGCCGAGACCCCGGTCCCGATCCTGCCCCCCCTGACCGTGCTGCTGGCCGACGACAACCCGCTCAACCGCGAACTGGCCACCATTCTGCTCAGTGAACAGGGCCACAGCGTCCTGGCCGTGAAAAACGGCATCGAAGCCCTCAACGCCCTGCGTGAAGCCCCCTTCGACCTGGTGCTCATGGACGTCCAGATGCCCATCATGGACGGCGTCTCGGCCACCCGGGCCATCCGCGACCCCAATTCCGGGGCGCTCGACCCGAACATTCCCATCATCGCCCTGACCGCCCACGCCCTCAAGGGCGACCGGGAACGGTTCCTGACGGCGGGCATGAACGGTTACATCGCCAAGCCCATCAAAATGCGCGACTTTTATAACGCCATCGCCCGGGCCATGAACGGCCGCCCCCTGTCCCCGGAGCCGAAGCCGGAGCGGGAACAACCGTTCCCGGCCGCGCAGGGCAAGCCCTTCGACCGTGAAAGCGCTCTGGACATGCTCGGCGGCAAGACCGATCTCCTCGCCCGCATGGACGAAATATTCCTGCGCGACGTGCCCGGCGAACTCAAGGAACTGGCCGACCACTTCGCCCGGCGCGACTGGAACAACGCCAAACGCATGGCCCATTCCATCAAGAGCTCGGCCCGCACCGTGGGCGCACATCGGCTCGGGGCCATCGCCGAACAGATGGAATACCTCTGCCGCCAACAGGACGCCGCCTCCGCCGAAAAGGAATTGAAAATCCTTGAAGCCGACGTCCAGTCCGCGCTAGACTACGTATCCGGCATCCACGCCCAACCAACGGATTCCCTCCCCGAAACGTAA
- a CDS encoding response regulator — protein sequence MKTILVVDDAPMTRELLKSVLEAEGFNVIEAVDGEEAIHICRDTPIDLSIIDIFLPKKGGLQVMGELIKADSAHKFIAISGGEAFNPEAIVELAKVYDVVDTFTKPIDTRRLIEVVRTALAD from the coding sequence ATGAAAACCATTCTCGTCGTCGACGACGCCCCCATGACCAGGGAACTGCTCAAATCGGTTCTGGAGGCCGAGGGCTTCAACGTAATCGAAGCCGTGGACGGCGAAGAAGCCATCCACATCTGCCGAGACACGCCCATCGACCTGTCCATCATCGACATCTTCCTGCCCAAGAAGGGCGGGCTCCAAGTCATGGGCGAACTGATCAAGGCGGACAGCGCCCACAAGTTTATCGCTATCTCCGGCGGCGAGGCCTTCAATCCCGAAGCCATCGTGGAACTCGCCAAGGTCTACGACGTGGTCGATACCTTCACCAAACCCATCGACACCCGCAGGCTCATCGAAGTCGTCCGCACCGCCCTGGCCGATTAG
- a CDS encoding CBS domain-containing protein, which translates to MLVRDWMTVNVMALGVNSSVLDAAEILREKNIRQFPVIDSAGGLVGIVSDRDIRDAMPSKFIPGDAVVESGGGLYTLTAGDIMTLDPVSVPSDAAMTEVADILVKHKVGGLPVVDGGRLIGIITQLDVLRFLCASAGSARGGAQFGIRMDGPEGVLADLLCELRSMGIVFTSVFTAVDPARNGSRNAYVSVADLGDKSIEDVVELLQRKYTLLFYVAEGVTVDLI; encoded by the coding sequence ATGCTGGTCAGAGATTGGATGACGGTCAACGTCATGGCCCTGGGAGTGAATTCCTCGGTGCTGGATGCGGCCGAGATTTTGCGGGAGAAGAACATTCGTCAATTCCCGGTCATCGACAGCGCGGGCGGCCTGGTCGGCATCGTTTCCGACCGGGACATCCGCGACGCCATGCCGTCCAAGTTCATCCCCGGCGACGCCGTGGTCGAAAGCGGCGGCGGCCTGTACACCCTCACCGCGGGTGACATCATGACCCTGGATCCCGTGTCCGTGCCCTCGGACGCGGCCATGACCGAGGTGGCCGACATCCTCGTCAAGCACAAGGTCGGCGGCCTGCCGGTGGTGGATGGCGGTCGGCTTATCGGGATCATCACCCAGCTCGATGTGCTTCGCTTCCTCTGCGCTTCGGCGGGTTCCGCGCGCGGCGGTGCGCAGTTCGGCATCCGCATGGACGGGCCCGAAGGCGTGCTGGCCGATCTGCTCTGTGAACTGCGGTCCATGGGCATCGTCTTCACCAGCGTCTTCACCGCGGTGGATCCCGCCCGCAACGGTTCCCGGAATGCCTACGTCTCCGTCGCCGACCTCGGGGATAAATCCATCGAAGACGTCGTCGAACTCCTGCAACGCAAGTACACGCTTCTCTTTTACGTGGCCGAAGGCGTCACGGTGGATCTGATCTAG